One genomic segment of Bombina bombina isolate aBomBom1 chromosome 4, aBomBom1.pri, whole genome shotgun sequence includes these proteins:
- the HNRNPU gene encoding heterogeneous nuclear ribonucleoprotein U — MSSESPVNVKKLKVSELKEELKKRRLSDKGLKAELMERLQAALDEETEAGGAVSKTEKEAPEGNDPEQGGEEEEDEEEGMELGGENGGADSQESKEGAADAEPAEAPVVEEDEENGDDQGFQEGEEEEEEDEDDEGIPVGLEEEDGGEEAEDGSSQDKDGSASGPRPLMAIKCDEAGGSGRGDGKDQKDKKRGVKRPREDHGRGYFEYIEENKYNRAKSPQPPVEEEEETLDENMVLLDSYNCDLHFKIARDRLSASSLTMESFAFLWAGGRATFGVNKGKVCFEMKVTEKIPVKHLYTKDIDAHEVRVGWSLSSCGLMLGEDENSYGYSLKASKSTNGVSEEYGEKYDENDVIACFVNFESEEIELSFAKNGQDLGVAFKISKDELSEKALFPHVLCHNCAVEFNFGQMEKPFSSVPEEYKFIQSVPLEDRVRGPTGPEQKKDCEVIMMIGLPGAGKTTWVNKQTADNPGKYNVLGTNSILEKMMVGNKKLMSDTAKMNSFLQRAPLCLSKFIEIAARKKRHYILDQTNVSAVAQRRKMCLFAGFQRKAVVVIPSEDNYKERSQKKAEVEGKDLPEHAVLKMKGNFTLPESTDCFDEITYAELQKEEGEKLLEQYKEESKKALPQEKKQNLGIKKVNKNKNNKPRGAMGHGHGPRGRGSGGYNVRGGGFRGGAPVNRGQYNRRGNMPPRGGGGAVGYPYPRPPAYTNRGGYNNRGNYSRGGGGMQSRGGYNQNFRGRGNNRGYKNHSQGYSQWQQQGQYWGQKPWSQQYHQGYY, encoded by the exons ATGAGTTCCGAATCCCCAGTGAACGTAAAGAAATTGAAGGTGTCGGAGTTAAAAGAGGAGCTAAAGAAAAGGCGGTTAAGTGATAAAGGATTGAAAGCTGAGCTCATGGAAAGACTGCAGGCCGCTTTGGACGAGGAGACAGAGGCGGGAGGGGCAGTCTCCAAAACAGAAAAAGAGGCTCCCGAAGGCAACGACCCGGAGCAAGGCGGCGAGGAAGAGGAGGACGAGGAGGAAGGCATGGAGCTTGGCGGGGAAAACGGAGGAGCTGACTCCCAAGAGTCGAAAGAGGGAGCTGCAGATGCTGAACCGGCGGAAGCACCGGTGGTAGAGGAGGACGAAGAGAATGGAGACGACCAGGGTTTCCAGGAaggagaggaggaggaagaagaggatgaGGATGATGAAGGTATTCCTGTgggcttagaggaagaggatggcGGTGAGGAGGCAGAAGATGGCTCCAGCCAGGACAAAGATGGATCTGCCAGCGGGCCTCGGCCTCTTATGGCAATCAAGTGCGACGAAGCAGgaggctccgggagaggcg ATGGCAAAGATCAGAAGGATAAGAAAAGGGGCGTGAAAAGGCCACGCGAAGACCATGGTCGTGGCTATTTTGAGTATATTGAAGAAAACAAGTATAACAG AGCAAAATCTCCTCAACCTCCAGTTGAAGAGGAAGAAGAGACATTGGATGAAAACATGGTCCTTCTTGATTCTT aTAACTGTGATCTTCACTTCAAAATCGCCAGAGATCGCTTAAGTGCATCTTCACTTACAATGGAGAGCTTTGCATTTCTCTGGGCTGGAGGAAGAGCTACCTTTGGTGTCAACAAGGGCAAAGTTTGCTTTGAGATGAAG GTAACAGAGAAAATACCTGTGAAGCATCTGTACACAAAAGATATTGATGCACATGAAGTACGTGTTGGCTGGTCATTGAGCTCGTGTGGACTTATGTTAG GCGAAGATGAAAATTCTTATGGGTATTCTCTGAAAGCCTCAAAATCCACCAATGGGGTGTCAGAAGAATATGGAGAGAAATATGACGAGAATGATGTAATTGCTTGTTTTGTT AACTTCGAAAGTGAGGAAATCGAGCTTTCTTTTGCGAAGAATGGTCAGGATCTTGGCGTGGCTTTTAAGATAAGCAAAGATGAACTCTCAGAAAAGGCACTTTTTCCACATGTTCTCTGTCACAACTGTGCTGTTGAGTTTAATTTTGGTCAGATGGAAAAACCTTTCTCCTCTGTCCCAGAGGAATATAAATTTATTCAGAGTGTTCCATTAGAAGATCGTGTCAGAGGACCTACTGGACCAGAGCAGAAGAAAGACTGTGAA GTGATAATGATGATTGGACTGCCTGGAGCTGGAAAAACTACATGGGTCAATAAACAAACTGCTGACAATCCTGGGAAGTATAATGTACTTGGAACAAACAGCATCTTGGAAAAAATGATG GTTGGCAATAAGAAGCTAATGTCTGATACTGCAAAAATGAATTCATTTCTTCAAAGGGCTCCCCTATGCCTTAGCAAATTTATTGAGATAGCCGCTCGTAAGAAGAGACACTACATCCTTGACCAA acAAATGTGTCTGCTGTTGCACAGAGAAGGAAAATGTGCCTCTTTGCAGGCTTCCAACGCAAAGCTGTTGTTGTTATCCCAAGTGAAGATAACTATAAAGAAAGAAGTCAGAAAAAAGCTGAAGTAGAAGGGAAAGATCTACCAGAACATGCTGTTCTCAAAATGAAAg GAAACTTCACTCTTCCAGAATCCACAGATTGCTTTGATGAAATAACATATGCGGAATTGCagaaagaagaaggggagaaactTTTAGAGCAGTACAAGGAAGAGAGCAAGAAAGCGCTTCcacaagaaaaaaagcaaaatcttggtattaagaaagtaaacaagaacaaaaacaacaaGCCAAGGGGTGCTATGGGCCATGGACATGGACCAAGGGGTCGTGGAAGTGGAGGCTACAATGTGCGTGGTGGTGGCTTTAGAGGCGgag CACCAGTGAACCGTGGTCAATATAACAGAAGGGGTAACATGCCACCACGTGGAGGTGGTGGTGCAGTTGGTTATCCATATCCTCGTCCACCTGCTTATACCAACCGTGGTGGCTACAATAACCGTGGAAACTACAGTCGTGGAGGTGGAGGAATGCAAAGCCGTGGGGGCTATAATCAG AACTTTAGAGGAAGGGGAAACAACCGTGGCTACAAAAACCACTCTCAGGGCTACAGCCAGTGGCAACAACAGGGC CAATACTGGGGTCAAAAGCCATGGAGCCAGCAGTACCACCAAGGATATTATTga